From Litoribacterium kuwaitense, a single genomic window includes:
- a CDS encoding glucose 1-dehydrogenase — protein MSRLEGKVVVITGAASGMGATHARRLSTEGAKLVITDILEKEGQALAEELGEHVKFIKHDVTKEADWQNVVDQTEKEFGPIDVLVNNAGIAITKSIEEITEEEYRKVVDINQVSVFLGMKTVVSSMRKTESGSIVNISSLGGLIGQPGIIAYNASKFAVRGMTKVAAMEFAEYNIRVNSVHPGIIQTPMIEGEGQAELRDQLVQAIPLKRIASSEEVSNLVLYLASDESSYSTGSEFVVDGGMFAQ, from the coding sequence GTGAGTAGATTGGAAGGAAAAGTCGTTGTCATTACAGGTGCAGCTAGTGGTATGGGAGCTACGCACGCTCGAAGATTATCGACAGAAGGTGCGAAGCTTGTCATTACAGACATTTTAGAAAAAGAAGGACAAGCTTTAGCGGAAGAGCTCGGCGAACATGTTAAATTTATCAAACATGATGTAACTAAAGAAGCAGATTGGCAAAATGTTGTCGATCAAACGGAAAAAGAATTTGGTCCCATTGATGTTTTGGTCAACAATGCAGGCATTGCAATTACTAAAAGTATTGAAGAGATTACTGAAGAAGAGTATCGTAAAGTCGTAGATATTAATCAAGTGTCTGTTTTTTTAGGCATGAAAACGGTCGTCTCATCGATGCGTAAAACAGAGAGCGGTTCGATTGTGAACATTTCCTCTTTAGGTGGTTTAATTGGACAGCCAGGTATTATTGCGTATAATGCTTCTAAATTTGCAGTTAGAGGGATGACAAAAGTAGCTGCTATGGAATTTGCTGAGTACAATATTCGAGTGAATTCTGTCCACCCAGGCATTATTCAAACACCGATGATTGAAGGTGAGGGCCAAGCGGAGTTACGTGATCAACTTGTACAAGCAATTCCTCTCAAACGCATCGCAAGTTCAGAAGAAGTGTCGAATTTAGTATTATATCTTGCTTCTGATGAATCGAGCTATTCTACAGGCTCGGAATTCGTCGTAGATGGCGGCATGTTTGCTCAATAA
- a CDS encoding ThuA domain-containing protein: MKKALIFQGGWQGHEPEAVAHILADILKEENYQVTITDTLETLVKEDLSAYDLIIPNWTQGEITDQQLQPLLKAVAEGTGLAGLHGGMGDSFRTSVDYQFMVGGQWVAHPGNDGVRYTVNIIDADHPLTDGMADFTVVSEQYYLHVDPAVSVHATTRFPVAEGPYQANGEVDMPVVWTKKWGKGNVYYNSLGHVADIVRMPEVIKLMKRGMVWATR; the protein is encoded by the coding sequence ATGAAAAAAGCGTTAATTTTTCAAGGCGGTTGGCAAGGACACGAACCCGAAGCAGTGGCTCATATTCTGGCTGATATTTTAAAAGAAGAAAACTATCAAGTCACGATCACTGATACGCTCGAAACGTTAGTAAAAGAAGATTTGTCTGCTTATGATTTGATTATTCCGAACTGGACGCAAGGAGAAATAACTGATCAACAACTGCAGCCATTACTGAAAGCTGTCGCAGAAGGGACTGGGTTAGCCGGTCTTCATGGTGGTATGGGTGATTCGTTTCGTACATCTGTTGACTATCAATTCATGGTAGGGGGGCAGTGGGTGGCTCATCCAGGAAATGACGGTGTTCGATACACAGTGAATATCATTGATGCTGATCATCCATTAACTGACGGAATGGCAGACTTCACGGTCGTTTCAGAACAATACTATCTGCATGTAGATCCGGCAGTGAGCGTACATGCGACGACGAGATTTCCTGTAGCAGAAGGTCCTTATCAAGCAAATGGTGAAGTGGATATGCCAGTGGTTTGGACGAAAAAATGGGGAAAAGGCAACGTTTACTACAATTCCTTGGGGCATGTCGCCGATATTGTCCGAATGCCTGAAGTGATAAAACTCATGAAAAGAGGTATGGTTTGGGCGACGAGATAG
- a CDS encoding heavy metal translocating P-type ATPase — translation MEAQKEANVDVANLQIKGMTCSACANRIEKGLKKVEGVSDANVNFALEKSKVSYNPAKTNLQQLEEKVQSLGYDVVKEKAEFNVSGMTCAACSNRIEKKLNRLTGVSQANVNLALEAATVEYNPEDISISDMIAAIKDLGYGLQAKNEEDSHGEHREKEIKKQTNKFIISALLSLPLLWAMVSHFEFTSFIWLPDIFMNPWFQMALATPVQFIIGAQFYVGAYKALKNKSANMDVLVAMGTSAAYFYSVYLSFKSIGQQGQMVELYFETSAVLITLILLGKLFEARAKGRSSEAIKTLMGLQAKNATVVRNGEEMVIPITEVIAGDIVHVKPGEKIPVDGEIIEGQSALDESMLTGESIPVDKTVGDEVVGSTVNKNGFLKISATKVGKDTMLAQIIKVVEEAQGSKAPIQRLADRISGIFVPIVVGIAIVTFVIWYMVVAPGDFAGALEKFIAVLVIACPCALGLATPTSIMAGSGRSAEYGILFKGGEYLEQTHHIDTVILDKTGTVTNGTPELTDVATTWGEEEFLSLVGAAEKQSEHPLAQAIVAGIAGRGIALGTTESFEAIPGHGIQATVNGRTVHIGTRRLINQEQIALADETLNDMVALEKMGKTAMLVAIDRQFAGLVAVADTIKDTSKKAISRLHEMGLDVIMITGDNKQTAEAIATEVGIKQTIAEVLPEGKADEVQKLQEKGHKVAMVGDGINDAPALAKADIGMAIGTGTDVAMEAADITLIRGDLNSIADAILMSHKTIRNIRQNLFWAFAYNSAGIPIAALGFLAPWVAGAAMAFSSVSVVLNALRLQRVKLNA, via the coding sequence ATGGAAGCACAAAAAGAAGCGAACGTTGATGTCGCCAACCTGCAAATCAAAGGGATGACATGTTCAGCTTGTGCGAACCGTATTGAAAAAGGGCTCAAAAAAGTAGAGGGTGTATCGGATGCGAATGTAAACTTCGCTCTTGAAAAGTCAAAAGTGTCCTATAATCCAGCGAAAACCAACCTTCAACAGCTTGAAGAGAAAGTACAATCACTCGGCTACGATGTTGTAAAAGAAAAAGCTGAGTTTAATGTTTCTGGAATGACGTGTGCCGCTTGTTCAAACCGTATTGAGAAAAAGCTCAATCGTTTAACAGGTGTTTCGCAGGCAAATGTAAATTTAGCTTTAGAAGCGGCAACCGTTGAGTATAATCCTGAGGATATCTCGATTTCAGATATGATAGCTGCCATCAAAGATCTTGGTTATGGATTACAAGCTAAAAACGAAGAAGATTCACACGGTGAACATCGAGAAAAGGAAATTAAGAAGCAAACGAATAAGTTTATCATTTCCGCGTTGCTATCACTTCCTTTATTATGGGCGATGGTCAGTCATTTTGAGTTTACTTCATTCATTTGGCTGCCGGACATTTTTATGAACCCTTGGTTTCAAATGGCGTTGGCGACACCGGTACAATTTATCATTGGTGCGCAATTTTATGTAGGAGCCTATAAAGCTTTAAAGAACAAAAGCGCTAATATGGATGTTCTCGTCGCAATGGGTACATCCGCCGCTTATTTTTACAGTGTTTATTTAAGCTTTAAGTCGATCGGTCAACAAGGGCAAATGGTTGAACTCTATTTTGAAACAAGTGCCGTTTTAATCACCCTTATTTTACTCGGAAAGCTGTTTGAAGCTCGGGCAAAAGGACGCTCTTCCGAAGCGATCAAAACGCTTATGGGTCTCCAAGCTAAAAATGCAACTGTGGTCCGAAATGGTGAGGAAATGGTCATACCGATCACGGAAGTTATAGCTGGAGACATTGTTCATGTGAAGCCAGGTGAGAAAATTCCTGTCGATGGAGAGATTATTGAAGGACAATCGGCATTAGATGAATCAATGCTGACAGGGGAAAGCATTCCAGTTGACAAAACTGTTGGTGATGAAGTGGTCGGATCGACGGTGAATAAAAATGGCTTTTTGAAAATCAGCGCGACAAAGGTCGGCAAGGATACGATGCTCGCTCAAATTATTAAGGTCGTAGAAGAAGCGCAGGGATCGAAAGCGCCGATACAACGATTGGCAGATCGCATTTCGGGCATATTTGTTCCTATTGTCGTCGGGATTGCAATTGTGACCTTTGTCATTTGGTATATGGTCGTAGCGCCAGGTGATTTTGCTGGAGCGCTCGAAAAATTTATCGCCGTTCTTGTCATTGCTTGCCCATGCGCTCTCGGTCTAGCGACACCTACGTCGATTATGGCTGGCTCTGGTCGTTCAGCCGAATATGGCATTTTGTTTAAAGGTGGAGAGTACCTTGAACAAACCCACCATATTGATACAGTGATTTTAGATAAAACTGGGACAGTGACAAATGGAACACCTGAGCTCACTGATGTAGCTACTACTTGGGGAGAAGAGGAATTTCTCTCGTTGGTGGGAGCGGCCGAAAAACAATCTGAGCATCCTCTGGCGCAAGCCATTGTAGCAGGCATTGCTGGGCGCGGAATTGCTTTAGGGACGACTGAATCCTTTGAAGCCATCCCCGGTCATGGGATACAAGCGACCGTCAATGGAAGAACGGTGCACATTGGCACGCGTCGTCTGATTAATCAAGAGCAAATTGCACTGGCGGATGAGACGTTAAACGATATGGTCGCCTTAGAAAAAATGGGCAAGACGGCCATGCTTGTCGCGATCGATCGTCAATTCGCCGGGCTGGTGGCTGTTGCAGATACCATTAAAGATACATCTAAAAAAGCCATTTCGAGGCTGCATGAAATGGGCTTAGATGTCATCATGATTACGGGTGACAACAAGCAAACCGCCGAAGCGATCGCCACAGAGGTCGGAATTAAGCAAACGATTGCGGAAGTGTTACCTGAAGGAAAAGCAGATGAAGTGCAAAAGCTTCAAGAAAAAGGGCATAAAGTCGCGATGGTCGGCGACGGTATCAATGACGCCCCAGCTCTTGCCAAAGCAGATATCGGCATGGCCATCGGCACAGGAACAGACGTTGCCATGGAAGCCGCTGATATTACACTCATCCGTGGTGACCTCAATAGTATTGCTGATGCAATCTTGATGAGTCACAAAACCATTCGCAACATTAGACAAAACTTGTTCTGGGCATTTGCCTATAACAGTGCTGGGATTCCGATTGCTGCGCTTGGATTTTTAGCCCCATGGGTCGCAGGTGCCGCCATGGCCTTTAGCTCTGTGTCGGTTGTCTTAAATGCATTGCGTCTCCAGCGGGTAAAGTTAAACGCATAA
- the copZ gene encoding copper chaperone CopZ, which yields MVNKKLHVQGMSCGHCVSAIENHVGQLAGVEKVSVDLSNGKVDVTFDDAQVDLDKIIDVIDDQGYDVVS from the coding sequence GTGGTCAATAAAAAGCTTCATGTTCAAGGCATGTCATGCGGACATTGTGTAAGTGCGATAGAGAATCACGTAGGTCAATTGGCAGGTGTAGAAAAGGTGTCTGTCGATTTAAGCAATGGAAAAGTGGATGTTACCTTTGATGATGCACAAGTCGATTTAGACAAAATTATAGATGTTATTGATGATCAAGGATACGATGTTGTGTCATAA
- a CDS encoding cysteine dioxygenase: protein MSISLPEKLEKRFSSLPQKPSANELKCALDDLSLSAEEVLPYANSPNGKPYGRKVLYQSPFIEVILMQWSKEQACAPHDHGDSFGWIYILSGASEHTLFKEQNGYVPEATITRIEKTGDYVFTPRKKIHQMASFQKETPLLTLHVYTPPIQNMKVYDLNKCAACTVSSDCGAWWPEEQRQKLRELKLQKADE from the coding sequence ATGTCTATCTCTTTACCAGAAAAACTGGAGAAACGTTTTTCATCTCTCCCGCAAAAACCTTCCGCCAACGAGTTAAAGTGTGCTTTAGACGATCTATCTTTAAGCGCAGAGGAAGTCCTTCCTTATGCCAACTCTCCAAACGGCAAACCTTATGGTCGAAAAGTTCTTTACCAATCTCCTTTTATTGAAGTGATTTTGATGCAGTGGTCTAAAGAACAAGCCTGTGCTCCTCACGATCATGGAGATTCTTTCGGTTGGATCTACATTTTATCAGGAGCGTCTGAACATACACTCTTTAAAGAACAGAACGGTTATGTTCCCGAAGCAACAATCACGCGCATCGAAAAAACTGGGGATTATGTGTTTACGCCTCGCAAAAAAATCCATCAGATGGCTAGCTTTCAAAAAGAGACGCCATTATTAACCCTCCACGTATATACACCGCCGATTCAAAACATGAAAGTTTATGACCTGAACAAATGCGCTGCTTGTACCGTTTCATCTGACTGTGGAGCATGGTGGCCGGAGGAGCAGCGACAAAAGCTTAGAGAATTAAAGCTCCAAAAAGCAGATGAATAA
- a CDS encoding ABC transporter substrate-binding protein yields the protein MKKRLLWIPAIVMLFVVSACGGASTDKVSIGAKNFTEQYLFAEMAKQIFEAEGMKVEVKDGLGSNAMRQALESGQVNFTFDYTGTGLVNYNKQDPISDATESFEKVKEIDAEQGIVWTNMTEVNNTYAIVMPRQLAEELGIQSLSDYAEYINNNPGEITIAFDSEFAERQEDGWPAVERVYEFELPSEQVSQMAIGLNYEALNNGEVNSAVGFTTASQVAEYDFLVLEDDKKVFPDYTAAIAMSAELYEAKPEVAELLKPLTDILTNEEMVSLSHKVDFGEQDVSKVASTYLQEKGIVE from the coding sequence GTGAAGAAACGTTTGTTATGGATTCCTGCTATAGTGATGTTATTCGTTGTAAGTGCTTGTGGTGGTGCATCGACAGATAAAGTGTCAATTGGTGCAAAGAACTTTACGGAACAGTACCTTTTTGCTGAAATGGCAAAGCAAATCTTTGAAGCAGAAGGTATGAAGGTTGAGGTAAAGGATGGACTTGGCAGTAATGCGATGCGTCAAGCTTTAGAATCAGGCCAAGTCAATTTTACGTTCGATTATACGGGAACTGGTCTTGTTAACTATAACAAACAAGATCCGATCTCTGATGCTACAGAATCATTTGAAAAGGTTAAAGAAATCGATGCTGAGCAGGGGATTGTTTGGACGAATATGACCGAAGTAAACAATACGTATGCGATTGTAATGCCTCGTCAATTAGCAGAGGAACTAGGCATTCAAAGTCTCTCTGATTATGCGGAGTATATAAACAACAATCCTGGTGAAATAACGATTGCTTTTGATTCAGAATTTGCCGAACGTCAAGAAGATGGTTGGCCTGCGGTTGAGCGTGTCTATGAATTTGAGCTTCCAAGTGAACAAGTCAGTCAAATGGCGATTGGGTTAAACTATGAGGCGCTAAATAACGGAGAAGTGAACAGTGCGGTAGGATTTACGACCGCTTCGCAAGTGGCTGAGTATGATTTTCTCGTTTTGGAAGATGATAAAAAAGTATTCCCGGACTACACAGCAGCCATTGCCATGAGTGCAGAGCTTTATGAGGCAAAGCCTGAGGTTGCTGAATTGTTAAAGCCGCTTACGGACATTTTGACAAATGAAGAAATGGTTTCATTAAGTCACAAGGTGGACTTTGGAGAGCAAGATGTCAGTAAGGTTGCTTCCACTTATTTGCAAGAAAAAGGCATTGTTGAGTAA
- a CDS encoding ABC transporter permease, whose translation MKVRTIVNWSIKIICWIAVLLFFIWAFSENLFSRIINEPNEFFTLLGQHVQLVAISGGLAILLAVPLGIFVTRPRFQKSEWLVVNIANLGQTIPSLAVLALAMSVFGIGMTSAVLALFVYSVLPILQNTIAGIYSVDRATVDAARGMGLTNAQILFRVELPNAVDSILAGVRTSMVINVGTAALAYQIGGGGLGNWIFSGISLFDNTLLISGAVPVTLLAVVIDYFFRGLQQLLVPKGLKLAQKAQKA comes from the coding sequence TTGAAAGTTAGAACGATTGTCAATTGGTCGATAAAAATCATTTGTTGGATCGCTGTTTTGCTATTTTTTATTTGGGCTTTTTCGGAGAATTTGTTTTCCCGAATTATAAACGAGCCTAATGAATTTTTCACTTTGTTAGGTCAACACGTCCAGCTTGTCGCTATTTCAGGCGGATTGGCTATTTTATTAGCAGTACCTTTGGGGATTTTTGTGACGAGACCAAGATTTCAAAAATCAGAATGGCTCGTCGTCAATATTGCCAACCTTGGTCAAACGATTCCAAGTCTTGCTGTTCTTGCCTTGGCGATGAGTGTTTTCGGCATTGGCATGACTTCAGCAGTTCTTGCTTTGTTTGTCTACTCTGTGCTACCAATTTTACAAAATACGATCGCCGGCATCTATTCAGTCGATCGTGCGACGGTGGATGCGGCTAGAGGTATGGGGCTGACGAATGCTCAAATTCTTTTTCGGGTTGAATTGCCAAACGCTGTAGATTCGATCCTTGCTGGCGTTCGTACATCGATGGTCATTAATGTTGGTACGGCAGCCTTAGCCTATCAAATTGGTGGAGGCGGTCTCGGAAATTGGATTTTTTCAGGAATTTCGTTGTTTGATAATACGCTGTTAATCTCTGGTGCTGTACCGGTGACCTTGCTAGCGGTTGTCATTGATTACTTTTTTAGAGGGCTTCAACAGTTACTCGTTCCAAAAGGGTTGAAGCTGGCGCAAAAGGCACAGAAAGCATAA
- a CDS encoding ABC transporter ATP-binding protein → MIEFENVTKVYEGDVKAINDVSFTVPDGQIVILIGPSGCGKTTLLRMVNQLETVTEGAIRIQGNPLSELDKIQMRRKIGYVIQSNGLFPNMTIEENVGIVPDLLGWDRAKKKERYRYLMELIGLHPDEYRKRYPHELSGGQQQRVGVARALAADPPVMLMDEPFGALDPIIRTKLQEEFLQIQKEVKKTILFVSHDIDEAIKMGDQIALLRKGEIQQFDTPVNLLNHPKNHFVQEFVGQDRVLKSMSLYSVADLQKALNLEPLTNKLGEFKEVNNQTSLRVGISALLNQEADYLVVTDEAGEHIGMLTMDLIEQFLHHEIKGKPVA, encoded by the coding sequence GTGATAGAGTTTGAAAATGTAACTAAAGTGTACGAAGGAGATGTAAAAGCGATCAATGATGTCTCTTTTACAGTGCCAGATGGGCAGATTGTCATTTTGATTGGTCCTTCAGGCTGCGGAAAAACAACCCTATTACGTATGGTCAACCAATTAGAAACGGTCACAGAGGGAGCCATTCGAATTCAAGGAAACCCTCTGAGTGAGCTTGATAAAATACAAATGCGCCGCAAAATTGGCTATGTCATCCAGAGTAACGGGCTTTTTCCCAATATGACGATTGAAGAAAATGTCGGCATTGTCCCTGATCTCCTAGGTTGGGATCGTGCAAAAAAGAAAGAACGTTACCGTTATTTGATGGAACTTATTGGCCTACATCCCGATGAATACAGAAAGCGTTACCCCCATGAGCTTTCAGGTGGTCAACAGCAGCGTGTAGGTGTTGCGCGTGCGTTAGCTGCCGATCCCCCCGTCATGTTAATGGACGAGCCCTTTGGCGCGCTCGATCCAATTATCCGCACTAAGCTACAGGAAGAATTTCTACAAATTCAAAAAGAAGTGAAGAAGACCATTCTTTTTGTCAGTCATGATATTGATGAAGCCATCAAAATGGGAGATCAAATTGCTCTGCTTCGTAAAGGAGAAATTCAGCAGTTTGACACGCCAGTCAATTTATTAAATCATCCAAAAAATCATTTCGTGCAAGAATTTGTCGGCCAAGATCGTGTGCTCAAAAGCATGAGCTTGTATTCGGTGGCGGATTTGCAAAAAGCACTCAACCTTGAGCCGCTAACGAACAAACTGGGTGAGTTCAAAGAAGTGAATAATCAAACGTCATTACGCGTAGGCATTTCAGCGTTGTTAAATCAAGAAGCGGATTATCTCGTTGTCACGGATGAAGCTGGCGAACATATCGGTATGCTTACAATGGATTTAATTGAACAGTTCCTTCACCATGAAATCAAGGGAAAACCCGTTGCTTAA
- a CDS encoding ABC transporter permease — MNGFIETLTKFLTYLSTNYDEVLAETWTHTQLVGLAIIISIAIGVPLGIYLSTNEQLAETVIQITSVIMTIPSIALFGIMIPILSTIGQGIGFVPALIALVLYSQLPIVRNTYVAISNVDPNIKDAAIGIGMTPMQRLLKVEIPNAMPLIMAGVRQATVLNIGIGAIAAYIGSGGLGSLINQGIVRSNTNLILAGAVFVSILAIIADLILKYIQNRYTAKGVKN; from the coding sequence TTGAATGGCTTTATCGAAACACTTACAAAATTTTTAACGTACCTCTCGACGAATTATGATGAGGTGTTGGCGGAAACATGGACACATACTCAACTTGTTGGATTGGCCATTATTATTTCTATTGCGATCGGCGTTCCCCTTGGCATCTATCTTTCGACGAACGAACAGTTGGCAGAGACCGTCATTCAAATCACTTCGGTCATTATGACAATCCCGAGTATTGCCCTTTTTGGTATCATGATCCCCATTCTTTCGACGATCGGTCAAGGGATCGGCTTTGTCCCGGCACTAATAGCGCTTGTGTTGTATTCTCAGCTTCCGATCGTTCGAAATACGTATGTGGCGATTAGTAATGTGGATCCTAATATCAAAGATGCCGCTATTGGAATTGGCATGACCCCAATGCAACGGCTGCTTAAAGTGGAAATCCCTAATGCGATGCCACTGATCATGGCAGGTGTCCGACAAGCGACAGTACTAAATATCGGTATTGGAGCCATTGCTGCTTATATTGGTTCAGGGGGGCTTGGATCATTAATTAACCAAGGAATCGTCCGCTCCAATACAAACTTAATTTTAGCGGGGGCTGTCTTCGTTTCCATTTTAGCAATTATCGCGGATTTAATTTTAAAATACATTCAAAATCGTTATACCGCAAAAGGCGTAAAAAATTAG
- a CDS encoding holin gives MENLLLLSTTLAPIVTALVEIFKRAFRLPKHVLPLLSVVIGLFLGGVAFPFMSLELGLRLWAGGLAGLAATGLFEVGNKRFGRGRPKK, from the coding sequence ATCGAAAATTTATTATTGCTTTCCACCACGCTGGCCCCTATTGTTACTGCCCTTGTTGAGATTTTTAAAAGAGCCTTTCGTCTGCCAAAACATGTGCTACCGTTGCTTTCCGTCGTCATAGGCCTTTTTTTAGGTGGAGTCGCATTTCCGTTTATGAGCTTAGAGCTCGGGCTTCGCCTCTGGGCTGGCGGCTTGGCTGGCCTTGCCGCCACTGGTTTGTTTGAAGTTGGCAATAAACGATTCGGAAGAGGTCGGCCTAAAAAATAA
- a CDS encoding tryptophan-rich sensory protein translates to MSSHPFRCSMNVFFFLIMVVINIFASSLPLFGRSTAEVSAMAENLLTPAGYAFIIWSVIYVLLAIWVVSQCVPRIGSKPEFKVVGGLFILSSILNVLWLVLWHALYFYTTLPVMVALLVTLIVLYRRVRQITPRSWIASVPFSIYLGWISVATIQNVAVVLTRAFPGKTGLGIDIVAAIVLLVGTGIALAMLLKQRDGLYPLVFVWAYVAIAVKSASSIVDVTSFTLAALIFIFTIAQFARGRISF, encoded by the coding sequence ATGTCATCGCATCCCTTTCGTTGTTCAATGAATGTCTTTTTCTTTTTAATCATGGTCGTTATTAATATTTTTGCCAGCAGTCTCCCGCTCTTTGGCAGGTCGACTGCCGAAGTCTCAGCTATGGCTGAAAACCTTTTAACGCCAGCAGGCTATGCTTTCATCATATGGTCTGTCATTTATGTCTTGCTTGCGATTTGGGTCGTCTCCCAATGTGTCCCACGGATAGGAAGCAAGCCCGAATTTAAAGTGGTGGGCGGCTTGTTCATACTGTCTTCTATTCTAAATGTACTTTGGCTAGTTCTTTGGCATGCGCTTTATTTTTACACAACGCTGCCAGTCATGGTCGCTTTACTTGTAACGTTAATTGTACTCTATCGACGAGTTCGGCAAATCACTCCGCGAAGCTGGATCGCTTCCGTACCTTTTTCCATTTACCTTGGATGGATTTCGGTCGCCACAATTCAAAATGTCGCTGTTGTCTTAACGCGAGCTTTTCCAGGAAAAACTGGGTTAGGCATAGACATTGTTGCGGCTATTGTCTTGCTTGTCGGTACAGGCATTGCCTTAGCGATGCTCCTTAAACAGCGAGACGGGTTGTATCCACTCGTGTTTGTTTGGGCATATGTTGCCATCGCTGTAAAATCAGCGTCTAGCATTGTAGACGTTACGAGCTTCACTCTGGCGGCTCTAATCTTTATTTTTACTATTGCACAATTCGCTAGAGGGCGCATTTCATTTTAA
- the odhB gene encoding 2-oxoglutarate dehydrogenase complex dihydrolipoyllysine-residue succinyltransferase, translating into MTEIKVPELAESITEGTIAQWLKQVGDQVEQGEAVLELETDKVNIEVNSEHSGVLQEQMKQPGDTVEVGEVVAMLGEGSADSAAPKAEEAPAAPKEETAKPAEEKPAAKEDTEATSSEKPVASPAARKRARELGIDLNEVQSRDPLGRVRTEDVERQAASKNQPKPAAKEASAPKAQQPTNPDKPVERIPMSRRRQTIAKHLVEAQHTAAMLTTFNEVDLTKVMDLRKRRKQSFQDKHDVRLGFMSFFTKAVVGALKEFPMLNAEIQGNEILKKQYYDIGIAVAATEGLVVPVVRNADRLSFAQIEREINTLAGKAKDNTLQLKDLQGGSFTITNGGVFGSLVSTPILNAPQVGILGMHTIQRRPVVVDDQDTVEVRPMMYIALSYDHRIVDGSTAVQFLVTIKNMLEDPEQLLLEG; encoded by the coding sequence GTGACGGAAATTAAAGTACCAGAACTTGCTGAATCCATAACAGAAGGTACGATTGCCCAGTGGTTAAAACAAGTTGGAGATCAAGTTGAGCAGGGTGAAGCCGTGCTTGAGCTTGAAACCGACAAAGTCAACATTGAAGTGAATAGTGAGCATAGCGGTGTATTACAGGAGCAAATGAAGCAGCCTGGTGACACCGTTGAGGTTGGAGAAGTTGTTGCAATGCTCGGAGAAGGCAGTGCAGACTCAGCAGCTCCTAAGGCTGAAGAGGCACCAGCTGCTCCGAAAGAAGAAACGGCCAAGCCAGCTGAAGAAAAGCCGGCAGCAAAAGAGGACACTGAAGCGACGTCTTCCGAAAAGCCTGTTGCTTCTCCGGCTGCACGAAAAAGAGCTCGTGAGCTCGGCATTGATTTAAATGAAGTACAATCACGTGATCCGCTAGGACGTGTACGCACAGAGGATGTGGAACGCCAAGCAGCAAGCAAAAATCAACCTAAGCCTGCGGCGAAAGAAGCGAGTGCCCCAAAAGCACAGCAACCGACGAATCCAGATAAGCCGGTTGAGCGTATTCCAATGTCGCGACGTCGCCAAACGATTGCGAAACATCTTGTTGAAGCACAACATACGGCAGCTATGCTGACGACGTTCAACGAAGTTGATTTGACAAAGGTCATGGATTTGCGTAAGCGTCGTAAACAGTCATTCCAGGACAAGCATGATGTGCGCCTTGGCTTTATGTCTTTCTTTACAAAAGCAGTTGTCGGTGCTTTGAAAGAATTCCCGATGCTCAATGCAGAAATTCAAGGTAATGAGATCTTGAAAAAGCAGTATTATGATATCGGTATTGCGGTTGCCGCAACAGAAGGACTCGTCGTTCCTGTTGTTCGTAATGCTGACCGTCTTAGCTTCGCTCAGATTGAAAGAGAGATTAATACTCTTGCTGGAAAAGCAAAAGACAATACATTGCAGCTGAAAGACCTTCAAGGTGGTTCATTTACAATTACGAACGGTGGGGTATTCGGTTCACTTGTGTCAACACCGATTTTGAATGCTCCACAAGTAGGTATTCTTGGTATGCATACAATCCAAAGACGTCCTGTCGTAGTTGACGATCAAGATACGGTGGAAGTACGTCCAATGATGTACATTGCCCTTAGCTATGATCACCGAATTGTTGACGGTAGCACGGCTGTACAGTTCCTCGTTACGATTAAAAACATGCTTGAAGATCCTGAGCAATTGTTGCTTGAAGGATAA